A single Brachionichthys hirsutus isolate HB-005 chromosome 17, CSIRO-AGI_Bhir_v1, whole genome shotgun sequence DNA region contains:
- the LOC137906989 gene encoding endonuclease V-like: protein MSATPVRDLVTQWKREQARLRQQVVEEDTEEWQRRPDFSGLERVGGVDLSFIKGDDVNACSQLVVLSYPDLEVLYEDSQMVALAAPYITGFLAFRECSFLLDALQRLERNQPELLPQVLFVDGNGVFHHREFGIACHLGVLSGLPCVGVAKNLLQVQGVQKGDEHQSQIAALQKGGDSFPLAAASGKVLGKALRSSDSSSKPVYVSVGHRISLDTAARLTHSSCRYRVPEPIRQADCFSREFLRIHFPSVNRAIK, encoded by the exons ATGTCCGCCACTCCTGTGCGGGACTTGGTGACGCAGTGGAAGAG GGAGCAGGCTCGTCTCCGGCagcaggtggtggaggaggacacTGAGGAGTGGCAGAGGAGGCCGGACTTCTCCGGCCTGGAGCGAGTCGGAGGAGTGGACCTGTCCTTCATCAAAGGGGACGACGTCAACGCCTGCTCCCAGCTCGTGGTGCTCAGCTACCCGGATTTAGAG GTGCTCTATGAGGACagccagatggtggcgctagcgGCGCCCTACATAACTGGCTTCCTGGCGTTTCGAGAATGCTCCTTCCTCCTGGATGCTCTGCAGCGGCTGGAGAGGAACCAGCCTGAACTTCTGCCTCAG GTGCTGTTTGTGGATGGGAATGGCGTTTTTCACCACAGAG AGTTCGGCATCGCTTGTCATCTCGGAGTGCTGTCTGGGCTGCcttgtgtgggcgtggccaagAACCTGCTCCAGGTGCAAGGTGTGCAGAAGGGTGACGAACACCAGTCACAG ATTGCCGCTCTGCAGAAAGGAGGCGACAGCTTCCCGCTCGCCGCCGCCTCGGGGAAGGTGCTGGGAAAG GCGCTCCGCAGCTCCGACTCCAGCTCCAAGCCCGTCTACGTGTCCGTCGGCCACAGGATCAGCCTGGACACGGCCGCACGCCTCACGCACTCCAGCTGCCGCTACCGGGTCCCAGAGCCCATCAGACAG GCCGACTGTTTCTCCAGAGAATTCCTTCGCATCCACTTCCCATCTGTAAACAGAGCAATCAAATAA
- the si:dkey-237i9.1 gene encoding SEC14-like protein 1 yields MVQKYQSPVRVYKQPFELVMAAYERRFPTCHLIPMFVASDVMAEETSGDGATHGIERRCALDVDAPRLLKRIAGVDYVYFLQKNTLNRKERTLHIESHNETFSNRVIIHETCCYSVHPENEDWTCFEQTASLDIKSFFGFESTVEKVAMKQYASSIKKGKEIIEFYLKELEDDGVTHVPRWTPSSEPPLLPRPTSLSSSPPVLPKPTAAPTVPIQQPTDAKDGVTQDTKQEGGGLQADSLAEVMAGTPEDKLDADYIKRYLGDLTPLQESCLIRLRKWLQETHKGKIPKDEHILRFLRARDFNIDKAREILCQSLTWRKQHQVDYLLESWSSPQVLQDYYTGGWHHHDRDGRPLYILRLGQMDTKGLVRALGEESLLRHVLSINEEGLRRCEENTKVFGQPISCWTCLVDLEGLNMRHLWRPGVKALLRIIEVVEANYPETLGRLLILRAPRVFPVLWTLVSPFIDENTRKKFLIYAGNDYQGPGGLVDYIDKEIIPDFLGGECMCEVPDGGLVPKSMYRTPEELENEDVRLWTETIYQSASIFKGAPHELLIEIIDASSVITWDFDMCKGDVVFNIYHSKRAPQAPRKDAQGAHGITSPGGNNVQLIDKSWTLGQDYSMVESPLTCKEGESVQGSHITRWPGFYILQWRFHNMPACSTTNLPRVDDVLATLQVSSHKCKVMYYTEVLGSEDFRGSMTSLESSHSGFSQLSAATTSSSQSQASSMVSR; encoded by the exons GCCTATGAGCGCAGGTTCCCCACCTGTCACCTCATCCCCATGTTTGTGGCGAGCGACGTGATGGCCGAGGAGACCAGCGGCGACGGCGCCACCCACGGGATCGAGCGCCGCTGTGCCCTGGATGTCGACGCCCCTCGTCTGCTCAAAAGG ATCGCCGGAGTGGACTACGTCTACTTCCTCCAGAAAAACACGCTGAACCGAAAAGAGAGGACGCTCCACATCGAGTCCCATAACGAGACGTTCTCCAACAGGGTCATCATCCATGAGACCTGCTGCTATTCG gTTCACCCGGAGAATGAGGACTGGACGTGTTTCGAGCAGACTGCCAGCCTGGACATCAAGTCGTTCTTTGGATTCGAGAGCACCGTGGAAAAGGTTGCGATGAAGCAGTACGCTAGCAGTATCAAAAAG GGAAAAGAAATCATCGAGTTCTACCTAAAGGAGCTGGAAGATGACGGGGTTACCCACGTGCCCCGCTGGACTCCCTCCTCCGAGCCCCCGCTTCTCCCCAGGCCAACCAGTCTCTCCTCCAGCCCCCCAGTCCTCCCTAAACCCACTGCCGCCCCGACCGTTCCAATCCAGCAGCCCACGGATGCCAAGGACGGCGTAACTCAGGACACCAAGCAGGAGGGCGGCGGCCTCCAGGCGGACAGCCTCGCGGAGGTCATGGCTGGAACACCTGAAG atAAGTTGGATGCAGATTATATTAAACGTTACCTAGGCGACCTGACCCCCCTGCAGGAGAGCTGTCTAATCAGACTTCGCAAATGGCTGCAAGAGACTCATAAGGGAAAG ATCCCCAAAGACGAGCACATCCTGCGCTTCCTGCGCGCCCGGGACTTCAACATTGACAAGGCGCGGGAGATCCTCTGCCAGTCGCTGACCTGGAGGAAGCAGCACCAGGTGGACTACCTGCTGGAGAGCTGGAGTTCACCACAAGTCCTCCAGGACTACTACACGGGGGGCTGGCACCACCATGACCGAG ATGGCCGTCCCTTGTACATCCTGAGACTGGGCCAGATGGACACCAAAGGACTGGTCCGTGCGCTCGGGGAGGAGTCTCTGCTCAGACAT GTCCTGTCTATCAATGAGGAGGGTCTGAGACGCTGCGAGGAGAACACCAAGGTGTTCGGGCAGCCAATCAG CTGCTGGACGTGTCTCGTTGACCTGGAGGGGCTGAACATGCGTCACTTGTGGCGACCGGGAGTCAAAGCGCTGCTCCGGATCATCGAGGTCGTGGAGGCCAACTACCCAGAGACTCTGGGACGCCTGCTCATCCTGAGAGCCCCCAGAGTGTTCCCGGTCCTCTGGACGCTG GTGAGTCCATTCATTGATGAAAACACCCGCAAGAAGTTCCTCATTTACGCAGGCAATGACTACCAGGGTCCGGGGGGGCTGGTCGACTACATAGACAAGGAGATCATCCCTGACTTCTTGGGAGGGGAGTGCATG TGTGAGGTTCCGGATGGAGGCCTGGTTCCCAAGTCGATGTACCGAACACCCGAGGAGTTGGAGAATGAAGATGTCCGCCTGTGGACTGAGACGATCTACCAAAGTGCCAGCATCTTCAAGGGAGCTCCGCATGAA CTTCTGATCGAGATCATCGACGCCTCCTCAGTCATCACCTGGGACTTTGATATGTGCAAAGGTGACGTGGTGTTCAATATCTACCACTCAAAGCGGGCCCCCCAGGCTCCCCGTAAAGACGCCCAGGGAGCCCACGGGATCACGTCCCCGGGGGGCAACAATGTCCAGCTGATCGACAAGTCCTGGACGCTGGGGCAAGACTACAGCATGGTGGAGTCTCCGCTCACCTGCAAGGAGGGCGAGAGCGTGCAG GGCTCCCACATTACACGGTGGCCCGGTTTCTACATCCTCCAGTGGAGGTTCCACAACATGCCGGCCTGCTCCACCACCAACTTGCCCCGGGTGGACGACGTGCTGGCGACCCTGCAGGTCTCCTCGCACAAGTGCAAAGTCATGTACTACACCGAGGTGTTGGGCTCGGAGGACTTCAG GGGCTCGATGACCAGCCTGGAGTCCAGCCACAGCGGCTTCTCTCAGCTCAGCGccgccaccacctcctccagccaatcacaggccagCTCCATGGTGTCCAGGTAG
- the LOC137907190 gene encoding target of Myb1 membrane trafficking protein-like isoform X1 — protein MFSLGEKMEFLLGNPFSTPVGQRIERATSGALPAEDWGLNMEICDIINETEEGPRDSVKALKKRIAGNTNVREVMFSLTVLETCVKNCGHRFQVLVASQEFVEGVLVRSILPKYNAPPALHDRVLSLIQSWADAFRSAPSLVGVVNVYDDLKRRGLEFPMTDLDSLSPIHTPNRSVPENGAADAPPTPQSPPSVPSQQDSPAAQPSGRADSLSAAQVCKPVKDEASARCVSGCSQFNPKCIFQEEKLRKELALVRGNLTVMSDMLNELTPGQSQQDDVALLQQLYSVGKNMQTRVMELIPQLLDDGLIEELLMVNDDLNNAFIRYERFDRQNKAQTMNAQPQSPSVTASSPQPSTRSQPAVITATSQQQSHNHSGEKEEEFDMFAQTRGSSLAEQRRGVRYEDPRAVDGLAGALDTRLQVTAGMPPAENSVQNEIDKWLSCDAEAQSSVTEGVSSEDFDHFLDHRAKAADPGSVVNRSASPSTPGPPPRPNQQQDASHEQIFSL, from the exons ATGTTTTCACTCGGGGAGAAAATGGAGTTTCTCTTGGGGAACCCTTTTTCAACGCCCGTCGGACAGAGAATCG AACGGGCGACCAGCGGCGCTCTGCCGGCGGAGGACTGGGGACTCAACATGGAGATATGTGACATCATCAACGAGACGGAGGAGGG gcccaggGATTCAGTCAAAGCCCTTAAGAAGCGGATAGCAGGAAACACGAACGTGAGAGAGGTCATGTTCTCTCTTACG GTCCTCGAGACCTGCGTGAAGAACTGCGGCCATCGTTTCCAGGTTCTGGTGGCGTCACAGGAATTCGTGGAAGGGGTTTTGGTTCGTTCCATTCTGCCTAAATACAACGCCCCCCCGGCCCTCCATGACAGGGTGCTCAGCCTCATACAG TCGTGGGCTGATGCCTTTCGCAGCGCCCCCTCCCTGGTGGGGGTGGTTAACGTGTACGACGACCTGAAGCGGCGGGGGCTGGAGTTCCCCATGACAGACCTGGATTCTCTGTCCCCCATCCACACCCCAAACAGA agCGTCCCAGAGAACGGAGCCGCCGACGCTCCTCCCACACCCCAGTCTCCTCCCAGCGTTCCCAGTCAGCAGGACTCCCCTGCAGCCCAGCCCAGCGGGCGAGCGGACTCCCTCTCTGCAGCACAGGTTTGCAAACCCGTAAAAGATGAAGCGTCTGCCCGGTGCGTTTCTGGCTGCAGCCAATTCAAcccaaaatgtattttccagGAGGAGAAACTGCGAAAGGAGCTGGCGCTGGTGCGAGGGAATCTGACCGTCATGTCGGACATGTTGAATGAGCTCACGCCTGGACAGAGCCAGCAGGACGACGTGGCGCTGCTGCAG CAGTTGTACTCGGTGGGTAAGAACATGCAGACTCGAGTGATGGAGCTCATCCCACAGCTTTTGGACGACGGGCTTATTGAGGAGCTTCTCATGGTCAACGATGACCTCAACAACGCCTTCATCCGTTACGAGAG GTTTGACAGACAGAACAAAGCACAAACGATGAATGCTCAGCCG CAGAGCCCCAGCGTCACGGCCTCCAGCCCCCAGCCTTCGACTCGCAGCCAACCGGCAGTCATCACAGCAACCAGCCAACAGCAATCACACAACCACAGCGGGGAAA aggaggaggagttcgaCATGTTTGCCCAGACCAGAGGGAGCTCCCTGGCCGAGCAGAGGAGAGG TGTCCGGTACGAGGACCCAAGGGCTGTGGACGGCCTCGCCGGCGCTCTGGACACAAGACTACAGGTCACGGCAGGG ATGCCACCGGCAGAAAACTCTGTGCAGAATGAAATTGACAAATGGTTATCTTGTGACGCG GAAGCGCAGTCTTCAGTCACCGAGGGCGTGTCCAGCGAAG ACTTTGATCATTTTCTGGACCATCGGGCAAAGGCAGCAGACCCCGGGAGCGTCGTGAACCGCAGCGCGTCACCCTCCACGCCCGGACCGCCGCCGCGTCCCAACCAGCAGCAGGACGCATCACACGAGCAAATCTTTTCACTCTGA
- the LOC137907190 gene encoding target of Myb1 membrane trafficking protein-like isoform X3, whose amino-acid sequence MFSLGEKMEFLLGNPFSTPVGQRIERATSGALPAEDWGLNMEICDIINETEEGPRDSVKALKKRIAGNTNVREVMFSLTVLETCVKNCGHRFQVLVASQEFVEGVLVRSILPKYNAPPALHDRVLSLIQSWADAFRSAPSLVGVVNVYDDLKRRGLEFPMTDLDSLSPIHTPNRSVPENGAADAPPTPQSPPSVPSQQDSPAAQPSGRADSLSAAQEEKLRKELALVRGNLTVMSDMLNELTPGQSQQDDVALLQQLYSVGKNMQTRVMELIPQLLDDGLIEELLMVNDDLNNAFIRYERFDRQNKAQTMNAQPQSPSVTASSPQPSTRSQPAVITATSQQQSHNHSGEKEEEFDMFAQTRGSSLAEQRRGVRYEDPRAVDGLAGALDTRLQVTAGMPPAENSVQNEIDKWLSCDAEAQSSVTEGVSSEDFDHFLDHRAKAADPGSVVNRSASPSTPGPPPRPNQQQDASHEQIFSL is encoded by the exons ATGTTTTCACTCGGGGAGAAAATGGAGTTTCTCTTGGGGAACCCTTTTTCAACGCCCGTCGGACAGAGAATCG AACGGGCGACCAGCGGCGCTCTGCCGGCGGAGGACTGGGGACTCAACATGGAGATATGTGACATCATCAACGAGACGGAGGAGGG gcccaggGATTCAGTCAAAGCCCTTAAGAAGCGGATAGCAGGAAACACGAACGTGAGAGAGGTCATGTTCTCTCTTACG GTCCTCGAGACCTGCGTGAAGAACTGCGGCCATCGTTTCCAGGTTCTGGTGGCGTCACAGGAATTCGTGGAAGGGGTTTTGGTTCGTTCCATTCTGCCTAAATACAACGCCCCCCCGGCCCTCCATGACAGGGTGCTCAGCCTCATACAG TCGTGGGCTGATGCCTTTCGCAGCGCCCCCTCCCTGGTGGGGGTGGTTAACGTGTACGACGACCTGAAGCGGCGGGGGCTGGAGTTCCCCATGACAGACCTGGATTCTCTGTCCCCCATCCACACCCCAAACAGA agCGTCCCAGAGAACGGAGCCGCCGACGCTCCTCCCACACCCCAGTCTCCTCCCAGCGTTCCCAGTCAGCAGGACTCCCCTGCAGCCCAGCCCAGCGGGCGAGCGGACTCCCTCTCTGCAGCACAG GAGGAGAAACTGCGAAAGGAGCTGGCGCTGGTGCGAGGGAATCTGACCGTCATGTCGGACATGTTGAATGAGCTCACGCCTGGACAGAGCCAGCAGGACGACGTGGCGCTGCTGCAG CAGTTGTACTCGGTGGGTAAGAACATGCAGACTCGAGTGATGGAGCTCATCCCACAGCTTTTGGACGACGGGCTTATTGAGGAGCTTCTCATGGTCAACGATGACCTCAACAACGCCTTCATCCGTTACGAGAG GTTTGACAGACAGAACAAAGCACAAACGATGAATGCTCAGCCG CAGAGCCCCAGCGTCACGGCCTCCAGCCCCCAGCCTTCGACTCGCAGCCAACCGGCAGTCATCACAGCAACCAGCCAACAGCAATCACACAACCACAGCGGGGAAA aggaggaggagttcgaCATGTTTGCCCAGACCAGAGGGAGCTCCCTGGCCGAGCAGAGGAGAGG TGTCCGGTACGAGGACCCAAGGGCTGTGGACGGCCTCGCCGGCGCTCTGGACACAAGACTACAGGTCACGGCAGGG ATGCCACCGGCAGAAAACTCTGTGCAGAATGAAATTGACAAATGGTTATCTTGTGACGCG GAAGCGCAGTCTTCAGTCACCGAGGGCGTGTCCAGCGAAG ACTTTGATCATTTTCTGGACCATCGGGCAAAGGCAGCAGACCCCGGGAGCGTCGTGAACCGCAGCGCGTCACCCTCCACGCCCGGACCGCCGCCGCGTCCCAACCAGCAGCAGGACGCATCACACGAGCAAATCTTTTCACTCTGA
- the LOC137906657 gene encoding noggin-like: MTRLLVGVVWVSVSALRFGPAALTSSASTQNQPPNATAGDTDFNWPFLQLRADLPAYSQPIRPYALTTNAEDHHYMPKPRHRHPSRLLRLLGSSLDLFWMSIEKPSEASGGHGDGEPAREKCNLNASSVLREAAAKQRRGLEGDAAGLDLDSLPAHVARSVRDRLVRSATCGLSCQWVDLGPAFWPRWLRRTDCERSDGVRSCSFPGGMACVRAQTTRIKILAWNCLAIREGDNGSLKAGGSDGNAAASTGERRKRCVWRRLPYPVVTSCTCSCE; encoded by the coding sequence ATGACGAGACTGCTCGTCGGCGTTGTCTGGGTTTCTGTGTCGGCCCTCCGATTTGGACCTGCAGCATTAACTTCCAGCGCTTCGACCCAGAATCAGCCTCCAAATGCGACCGCTGGCGACACGGACTTCAATTGGCCGTTCCTTCAGCTGAGAGCCGATCTCCCGGCGTACTCGCAGCCCATCCGCCCATACGCCCTGACAACGAACGCCGAGGATCACCACTACATGCCCAAACCCAGGCATCGCCAcccctcccgcctcctccgtCTTCTGGGCTCTTCGTTGGACCTGTTCTGGATGTCCATTGAGAAGCCCTCGGAAGCCTCTGGAGGTCACGGTGATGGCGAGCCAGCCAGAGAGAAGTGCAACCTGAACGCCTCATCGGTGCTGCGAGAAGCGGCAGCTAAGCAGCGCCGGGGGCTGGAGGGGGATGCGGCGGGTCTGGACCTCGACTCTCTGCCGGCGCACGTTGCCAGGTCAGTCAGAGACCGGTTAGTGCGCTCAGCAACTTGTGGGTTAAGCTGCCAGTGGGTGGATCTGGGTCCCGCATTCTGGCCCCGCTGGCTTCGGCGGACCGATTGTGAGAGATCCGACGGAGTGCGAAGCTGCTCCTTTCCTGGCGGGATGGCGTGCGTTCGGGCTCAGACCACTCGCATCAAGATTCTGGCTTGGAACTGCCTGGCAATCAGAGAGGGAGACAACGGGTCCCTCAAAGCCGGCGGGTCCGACGGCAACGCCGCGGCGAGCACAGGTGAACGCAGGAAAAGGTGCGTGTGGAGACGGCTGCCTTATCCTGTGGTCACATCCTGTACGTGTTCGTGTGAGTGA
- the LOC137907190 gene encoding target of Myb1 membrane trafficking protein-like isoform X2, translating into MFSLGEKMEFLLGNPFSTPVGQRIERATSGALPAEDWGLNMEICDIINETEEGPRDSVKALKKRIAGNTNVREVMFSLTVLETCVKNCGHRFQVLVASQEFVEGVLVRSILPKYNAPPALHDRVLSLIQSWADAFRSAPSLVGVVNVYDDLKRRGLEFPMTDLDSLSPIHTPNRSVPENGAADAPPTPQSPPSVPSQQDSPAAQPSGRADSLSAAQVCKPVKDEASARCVSGCSQFNPKCIFQEEKLRKELALVRGNLTVMSDMLNELTPGQSQQDDVALLQQLYSVGKNMQTRVMELIPQLLDDGLIEELLMVNDDLNNAFIRYERFDRQNKAQTMNAQPSPSVTASSPQPSTRSQPAVITATSQQQSHNHSGEKEEEFDMFAQTRGSSLAEQRRGVRYEDPRAVDGLAGALDTRLQVTAGMPPAENSVQNEIDKWLSCDAEAQSSVTEGVSSEDFDHFLDHRAKAADPGSVVNRSASPSTPGPPPRPNQQQDASHEQIFSL; encoded by the exons ATGTTTTCACTCGGGGAGAAAATGGAGTTTCTCTTGGGGAACCCTTTTTCAACGCCCGTCGGACAGAGAATCG AACGGGCGACCAGCGGCGCTCTGCCGGCGGAGGACTGGGGACTCAACATGGAGATATGTGACATCATCAACGAGACGGAGGAGGG gcccaggGATTCAGTCAAAGCCCTTAAGAAGCGGATAGCAGGAAACACGAACGTGAGAGAGGTCATGTTCTCTCTTACG GTCCTCGAGACCTGCGTGAAGAACTGCGGCCATCGTTTCCAGGTTCTGGTGGCGTCACAGGAATTCGTGGAAGGGGTTTTGGTTCGTTCCATTCTGCCTAAATACAACGCCCCCCCGGCCCTCCATGACAGGGTGCTCAGCCTCATACAG TCGTGGGCTGATGCCTTTCGCAGCGCCCCCTCCCTGGTGGGGGTGGTTAACGTGTACGACGACCTGAAGCGGCGGGGGCTGGAGTTCCCCATGACAGACCTGGATTCTCTGTCCCCCATCCACACCCCAAACAGA agCGTCCCAGAGAACGGAGCCGCCGACGCTCCTCCCACACCCCAGTCTCCTCCCAGCGTTCCCAGTCAGCAGGACTCCCCTGCAGCCCAGCCCAGCGGGCGAGCGGACTCCCTCTCTGCAGCACAGGTTTGCAAACCCGTAAAAGATGAAGCGTCTGCCCGGTGCGTTTCTGGCTGCAGCCAATTCAAcccaaaatgtattttccagGAGGAGAAACTGCGAAAGGAGCTGGCGCTGGTGCGAGGGAATCTGACCGTCATGTCGGACATGTTGAATGAGCTCACGCCTGGACAGAGCCAGCAGGACGACGTGGCGCTGCTGCAG CAGTTGTACTCGGTGGGTAAGAACATGCAGACTCGAGTGATGGAGCTCATCCCACAGCTTTTGGACGACGGGCTTATTGAGGAGCTTCTCATGGTCAACGATGACCTCAACAACGCCTTCATCCGTTACGAGAG GTTTGACAGACAGAACAAAGCACAAACGATGAATGCTCAGCCG AGCCCCAGCGTCACGGCCTCCAGCCCCCAGCCTTCGACTCGCAGCCAACCGGCAGTCATCACAGCAACCAGCCAACAGCAATCACACAACCACAGCGGGGAAA aggaggaggagttcgaCATGTTTGCCCAGACCAGAGGGAGCTCCCTGGCCGAGCAGAGGAGAGG TGTCCGGTACGAGGACCCAAGGGCTGTGGACGGCCTCGCCGGCGCTCTGGACACAAGACTACAGGTCACGGCAGGG ATGCCACCGGCAGAAAACTCTGTGCAGAATGAAATTGACAAATGGTTATCTTGTGACGCG GAAGCGCAGTCTTCAGTCACCGAGGGCGTGTCCAGCGAAG ACTTTGATCATTTTCTGGACCATCGGGCAAAGGCAGCAGACCCCGGGAGCGTCGTGAACCGCAGCGCGTCACCCTCCACGCCCGGACCGCCGCCGCGTCCCAACCAGCAGCAGGACGCATCACACGAGCAAATCTTTTCACTCTGA